One genomic segment of Rubripirellula tenax includes these proteins:
- a CDS encoding O-acetyl-ADP-ribose deacetylase — protein sequence MIDIEVQRGDITKLDVDAIVNAANERMLGGGGVDGAIHRAAGPELLAACRVFPETKPGVRCPTGAARVTSGFRLPARYVIHTVGPVWNGGIHSERDLLASCYRQSLWLAEAVGAASIAFPAISCGIYGFPIVEAAEISVRTIRLAAESHTAIRSAVLVAFDDEVFDAWTEAAR from the coding sequence ATGATCGATATTGAAGTTCAGCGTGGCGACATCACCAAGCTTGATGTCGATGCAATCGTCAACGCGGCCAATGAACGGATGCTCGGCGGCGGTGGTGTCGACGGAGCGATTCATCGCGCGGCGGGTCCCGAGCTGCTTGCGGCTTGCCGGGTGTTTCCCGAAACGAAGCCCGGCGTACGTTGTCCGACGGGCGCCGCGCGGGTCACGAGCGGATTTCGATTGCCCGCTCGGTACGTGATCCACACCGTCGGCCCGGTTTGGAACGGCGGTATCCATAGCGAGCGTGATCTATTGGCCTCCTGTTACCGTCAATCGCTTTGGTTGGCCGAAGCAGTCGGAGCCGCGTCGATCGCTTTTCCGGCAATCAGTTGTGGGATCTATGGGTTTCCGATTGTCGAAGCCGCTGAAATTTCTGTGAGGACGATCCGACTGGCCGCCGAGTCTCACACGGCAATTCGTTCCGCCGTTCTGGTCGCTTTCGACGACGAAGTCTTCGACGCTTGGACGGAAGCCGCTCGTTAG
- a CDS encoding DUF1501 domain-containing protein, with translation MESRKPNIGRREFVRFGGAGLSGLAFARLLGSETSEAAEIENPHAVRPSHFGPRAKNIIYLHMVGAPSQLDLFDHKPLLSKWDGKPCPPEVTAGRDFAFLGKTSTLAASQWKFNRHGESGQSISELLPHLHTVADDIAIVRSMHTEEINHAPAQMFLHSGFGRGGRPSLGSWVTYGLGSENEDLPSYVVLLSGPPGGAGTSLWSTGFLPSVYQGIQFRSAGDPVLFLSSPAGHTPGDRRDVLDTLGRMNAMHEDETGDPEIQTRIAQYEMAFRMQTSVPDLMDISGESAATLAAYGAEPGKASFANNCLLARRLVQRGVRMIELYDSDWDHHNNLKTRLPQKCGDVDQAMAALVTDLKRHGLLDETLVVWGSEFGRTPLGQSKGGTGQTAPGRDHHKDAFTIWMTGGGVRGGVSHGETDDFGMDIVKDGVHVHDLNATILHQLGLDHEKLTYRYQGREFRLTDVEGKIIQEILT, from the coding sequence ATGGAATCGCGGAAACCAAACATCGGTCGTCGTGAATTTGTTCGATTCGGCGGTGCCGGTTTGAGCGGACTGGCGTTTGCCCGATTGTTGGGATCCGAAACCAGCGAAGCAGCCGAGATCGAAAATCCGCACGCGGTGCGACCGTCGCACTTTGGACCGCGGGCCAAGAACATCATCTATCTGCACATGGTCGGCGCGCCTTCGCAGTTGGATTTGTTTGACCACAAACCGTTGTTATCGAAATGGGATGGCAAACCGTGTCCGCCGGAGGTAACGGCGGGGCGAGACTTTGCGTTTCTCGGCAAAACATCGACACTGGCGGCGTCGCAGTGGAAATTCAATCGCCACGGCGAATCGGGGCAATCGATTTCAGAACTGTTGCCACACTTGCACACCGTCGCCGACGATATTGCGATCGTGCGTTCGATGCACACCGAAGAAATCAATCACGCGCCGGCGCAAATGTTTTTGCACAGCGGTTTCGGTCGTGGCGGGCGGCCTAGTCTGGGGTCTTGGGTGACGTATGGTTTGGGCAGCGAGAACGAAGACTTGCCGTCCTACGTTGTGCTGTTGAGCGGTCCGCCCGGCGGCGCGGGAACGAGTCTTTGGTCGACCGGATTTCTGCCCAGTGTCTATCAAGGCATCCAGTTTCGATCGGCCGGCGACCCCGTGCTGTTCCTTTCCAGTCCAGCCGGACACACGCCCGGCGATCGGCGCGACGTGCTCGACACGCTTGGACGAATGAACGCGATGCACGAAGACGAAACGGGGGATCCAGAAATTCAAACGCGAATCGCCCAATACGAGATGGCGTTTCGGATGCAAACGTCTGTTCCGGATCTGATGGACATCTCCGGCGAGAGTGCTGCCACGTTGGCTGCCTACGGTGCAGAACCGGGCAAAGCATCCTTCGCCAACAATTGTTTGCTGGCCCGGCGATTAGTCCAACGCGGCGTACGGATGATCGAGCTGTATGATTCGGACTGGGACCACCACAACAATTTGAAAACGCGATTGCCACAGAAATGCGGTGACGTTGATCAAGCGATGGCGGCGCTAGTGACGGACCTAAAACGACACGGGCTGCTTGACGAAACGTTGGTGGTTTGGGGATCCGAGTTCGGGCGAACGCCGCTCGGTCAGAGTAAAGGCGGCACCGGCCAAACCGCACCCGGTCGCGACCATCACAAAGACGCATTCACGATCTGGATGACCGGTGGTGGTGTTCGGGGCGGCGTCAGTCACGGCGAGACGGATGACTTTGGCATGGACATTGTCAAAGACGGCGTCCATGTGCATGACTTGAACGCAACCATTCTGCACCAGTTGGGTTTGGACCACGAAAAGCTGACGTACCGATATCAGGGCCGCGAGTTTCGTTTGACAGACGTTGAGGGCAAGATCATCCAAGAAATCTTGACGTAG
- a CDS encoding DUF1559 family PulG-like putative transporter: MLKFSGRHCGGRRAFTLLELLVVIAVIGILVALLLPAVQSAREAARRMTCSNNLKQIGLGLQNYHSAFRQLPKSMGGTMSFQRSATRASVTNRLRLGWLVPLTPFIGEQATWEQVVHGSDGTGIRYQSMGPAPEVGDFDPWQRNIPTYRCPSEPVVSDEYGRANYAACVGDSTRLVHSGGRNSIGVYQADRSFNAGLLGVIPIQDASIIVEARHHNRGMFRARHRTQFRDVTDGLSNTIMCGEISTSWDPTLVSANNALYSGLVSSIGMQAVSITACMEQIDPLRPTRLRTSVNVGEFHMLRGLLWADGRLTQTSFNAILAPNQMSCFQHTDMSQGISTAASLHADGAHILMGDGAVRLVTNNIDTGAPQSVATASTAGEPSVFGVWGAMGTRASQETIDDGV, from the coding sequence ATGTTGAAATTCTCTGGTCGTCATTGCGGTGGGCGCCGGGCGTTCACGTTGTTGGAATTGTTGGTTGTGATTGCCGTGATTGGCATCTTGGTGGCGCTGTTGTTGCCGGCTGTTCAATCGGCTCGGGAGGCGGCGCGTCGGATGACGTGCTCCAATAACCTGAAGCAGATTGGGTTGGGGCTGCAAAATTACCATTCAGCGTTTCGCCAGCTGCCAAAAAGCATGGGTGGGACGATGTCGTTTCAGCGCAGCGCCACCCGGGCGTCCGTGACCAACCGCTTGCGGCTGGGGTGGTTGGTGCCGTTGACTCCGTTCATCGGCGAACAGGCGACATGGGAGCAGGTCGTTCATGGTTCTGATGGCACGGGAATCCGCTATCAATCGATGGGGCCCGCGCCCGAAGTGGGCGACTTTGATCCCTGGCAACGAAACATTCCGACCTATCGCTGCCCCAGCGAACCGGTCGTGTCCGACGAGTACGGACGGGCTAATTACGCCGCATGCGTCGGTGACTCGACAAGATTGGTCCACTCGGGAGGCCGCAATTCAATCGGGGTCTACCAAGCGGACAGGTCCTTTAACGCGGGTTTATTGGGTGTCATTCCGATTCAGGACGCGAGTATCATCGTCGAAGCCCGCCACCATAATCGAGGGATGTTTCGGGCTCGCCACCGGACGCAATTCCGCGACGTAACAGATGGACTTTCCAATACGATCATGTGCGGTGAAATCTCGACAAGTTGGGATCCGACGCTGGTGAGCGCCAACAACGCTCTGTATTCGGGTTTGGTAAGCTCGATCGGTATGCAAGCCGTATCGATCACGGCGTGCATGGAACAGATCGATCCCCTGCGGCCGACCCGTCTGAGAACGAGTGTGAATGTCGGTGAATTTCATATGCTTCGCGGTCTACTTTGGGCCGATGGACGGCTGACGCAAACCAGCTTCAACGCGATTTTGGCACCCAACCAGATGAGTTGCTTCCAGCATACTGATATGTCCCAAGGAATCTCGACGGCGGCCAGCCTGCACGCCGACGGCGCCCATATTTTGATGGGTGACGGAGCGGTGCGATTGGTTACCAACAACATCGATACCGGCGCCCCACAATCGGTCGCCACAGCGAGCACCGCCGGGGAACCGAGCGTCTTCGGCGTTTGGGGAGCCATGGGAACGCGGGCGTCACAGGAAACCATCGATGATGGGGTATAG
- a CDS encoding PVC-type heme-binding CxxCH protein has translation MSVSFRILSFFLCLGIFNGTGFGDDFPQPFNSEPISDQSLMSASESAASIKLPDGFRATAFAGEPDIQNPIAMTWDGRGRLWVAENYTYAERTQRFQLDLRDRVVILDGSNGDAATKRTVFTDNVQMLTGIEVGHDGVWLMCPPKLIFIPDRDHDDVPDNDGEIVLDGFEVARANYHNFANGLRFGPDGWLYGRCGGSCPGRIGKPDAPDHQRLALEGGIWRYHPTTQRYEVLTTGTTNPWGHDWNEFGEMFFINTVNGHLWHMIPGAHFTRPFTLDPNPRTYELIDFHADHWHFDTKGAWHESRDGVANSFGGGHAHCGTMIYQGGRWPAQYNGKLFTLNFHGRRANQELLDPVGSGYVARHEPDFFLSDDPWFRGMEISSGPDGNAMVLDWSDAGECHEHTGVHRTSGRVIKISSDGGVSRLADEPVMPVSDLRTWSATQLATSHQQTNHWYTQQARLELARRQSGSGDIGEARTLLTEYFHNADRPQVAVQSLLTLHSLGFASDELLASTLQHAEPHLRAWSIRMITDQWTIDDALGPAWIETEQATKIADEASRWLPTFIELATSDPSPVVRLALASTIQRLPVAMRASLATPLVAHASDAGDHNLPLMIWYGLIPVALESPGELVPVAAACQLPTTLRLMTRAMAEQMTELPEPIDRLIRIAVQRNDAAYTATVLAGISEGLRGWRTAPRPASWDRLIESDSATNNPNVRELSVVFGDGRAIDELKAIARGKTEADSEMRLSALQTLIDIEPSDLRQICESLLADAKMNVLAAQGLSKFDDPKIGKALVARYNNFRAPERPKIMSILVSRPNFAGEMLSAIDRGKISRNDLSAYQVRQIHSHGNEQLTKQVSEVWGEVRDTPEAKQQTIDALKKSLTAEVIASADKSHGRELFQKACQTCHRLYGEGAKVGPDLTGANRGNLDYLLSNIIDPSAVVDRDYRMSILLLDDDRIMNGLIIAETDQTVTLQTSTESLTINKDTIASRKITEKSPMPDGLFDALTPVQIRELIAYLSHPTQVPTP, from the coding sequence ATGAGCGTTTCGTTTCGGATCCTTTCGTTCTTCCTATGCCTTGGCATCTTCAACGGCACGGGATTCGGCGACGACTTTCCCCAGCCCTTCAACAGCGAACCGATTTCCGATCAGTCTTTGATGTCGGCAAGCGAGTCGGCTGCATCGATCAAGTTACCCGACGGATTTCGAGCAACGGCGTTTGCGGGTGAGCCTGATATCCAAAATCCGATCGCGATGACGTGGGATGGTCGAGGTCGTTTATGGGTCGCGGAAAATTATACCTACGCCGAACGGACGCAGCGTTTCCAGCTGGATCTGCGCGACCGAGTTGTGATTCTGGACGGCAGCAACGGCGATGCTGCAACAAAACGCACCGTGTTTACCGACAATGTGCAGATGTTGACGGGCATCGAGGTCGGTCACGACGGCGTCTGGTTGATGTGTCCGCCGAAGCTGATTTTCATCCCCGATCGCGACCACGACGACGTCCCCGACAATGATGGCGAGATTGTCTTGGACGGATTCGAAGTCGCCCGCGCCAACTATCACAACTTTGCCAATGGACTTCGCTTCGGTCCCGACGGGTGGCTCTACGGCCGATGTGGCGGTTCGTGCCCGGGACGAATCGGCAAACCTGATGCCCCCGACCACCAACGATTGGCTTTGGAAGGTGGCATCTGGCGCTATCACCCCACGACGCAGCGCTATGAAGTACTGACCACGGGAACGACCAATCCTTGGGGACATGATTGGAACGAGTTTGGCGAGATGTTCTTCATCAACACGGTCAACGGGCACCTGTGGCACATGATCCCGGGCGCCCACTTCACCCGTCCGTTTACGCTGGATCCGAATCCTCGAACTTACGAGCTGATCGACTTTCACGCCGACCATTGGCATTTCGATACCAAGGGTGCGTGGCACGAGTCACGCGACGGTGTCGCCAACTCGTTCGGCGGTGGCCACGCGCACTGTGGCACGATGATCTATCAAGGGGGTCGCTGGCCGGCCCAGTACAACGGAAAACTATTCACGCTTAACTTTCACGGCCGTCGCGCCAACCAAGAGTTACTAGATCCCGTCGGCAGCGGCTACGTGGCTCGCCATGAACCGGACTTCTTTCTCTCCGATGACCCTTGGTTTCGCGGAATGGAAATCAGCAGCGGCCCCGACGGTAACGCAATGGTGCTGGATTGGTCGGACGCGGGCGAGTGCCACGAACATACCGGCGTTCACCGGACTAGCGGGCGAGTGATCAAGATTTCGTCCGATGGCGGGGTCTCGCGTCTTGCCGATGAACCCGTGATGCCCGTCAGCGATCTGCGAACGTGGTCCGCCACGCAATTGGCAACCAGCCATCAACAAACCAACCATTGGTACACCCAACAAGCAAGATTGGAGTTGGCGAGGCGACAGTCAGGCAGCGGAGATATTGGCGAAGCGAGAACGTTGTTGACCGAGTATTTCCACAACGCTGATCGCCCCCAAGTCGCCGTTCAATCATTGCTGACGCTGCACAGCCTGGGTTTCGCAAGCGATGAACTCTTAGCATCGACTCTGCAGCATGCTGAACCCCACCTTCGCGCTTGGTCGATTCGCATGATCACCGATCAGTGGACGATCGACGACGCGCTGGGACCGGCTTGGATTGAAACAGAACAAGCGACCAAGATCGCCGACGAAGCGAGTCGGTGGTTGCCGACGTTTATCGAACTGGCGACTTCGGATCCTTCGCCCGTCGTGCGACTAGCTTTAGCGTCCACGATCCAGCGATTGCCGGTTGCGATGCGAGCGTCGCTTGCAACTCCCTTGGTGGCTCACGCGTCGGACGCAGGCGACCATAACTTACCGTTGATGATTTGGTACGGTTTGATTCCCGTCGCCTTGGAGTCCCCGGGCGAATTGGTTCCTGTCGCTGCGGCATGTCAATTGCCAACGACGTTGCGATTGATGACGCGGGCCATGGCCGAGCAAATGACCGAGCTTCCCGAGCCGATCGATCGACTGATCCGAATCGCGGTCCAGCGCAACGACGCCGCATATACGGCCACCGTATTGGCCGGCATCAGCGAAGGATTGCGAGGTTGGCGAACCGCACCGCGGCCTGCATCGTGGGACCGACTGATCGAATCCGATTCCGCAACCAACAATCCGAACGTTCGCGAATTGAGCGTGGTGTTCGGCGACGGTCGTGCGATCGACGAATTGAAGGCGATCGCACGAGGCAAAACGGAAGCAGATTCGGAAATGAGGCTGTCCGCGCTGCAGACGTTGATCGATATCGAACCGAGTGATCTGCGTCAGATATGTGAGTCACTGCTTGCGGACGCAAAGATGAATGTCTTGGCGGCGCAGGGGCTTTCAAAATTCGACGATCCCAAAATCGGAAAAGCACTGGTCGCCCGCTACAACAACTTTCGTGCCCCCGAACGGCCGAAAATCATGTCGATCCTCGTTTCGCGACCAAACTTTGCCGGGGAGATGCTCAGCGCGATCGATCGCGGCAAGATTTCCCGCAACGATCTATCGGCCTATCAAGTTCGACAAATTCACAGCCACGGCAATGAACAACTCACGAAACAAGTCAGCGAAGTTTGGGGCGAGGTGCGCGATACGCCCGAGGCGAAACAGCAAACGATCGATGCGTTGAAGAAGTCACTGACGGCCGAAGTGATCGCGTCTGCTGACAAAAGCCATGGGCGAGAACTGTTCCAAAAGGCTTGCCAAACTTGCCATCGACTCTACGGCGAGGGCGCAAAGGTCGGGCCCGATTTGACGGGCGCCAATCGAGGCAACCTGGACTACTTGCTGTCAAACATCATCGACCCCAGCGCGGTCGTCGACAGAGACTATCGCATGTCCATTTTGTTGTTGGATGACGACCGAATCATGAACGGGCTGATCATCGCTGAAACCGATCAAACGGTGACACTGCAGACCTCGACCGAGTCTCTGACAATCAACAAAGACACGATTGCATCGCGAAAGATAACCGAAAAGTCGCCGATGCCCGATGGCTTGTTCGACGCGCTAACGCCCGTTCAGATCCGCGAATTGATCGCGTACCTTTCGCATCCCACGCAAGTTCCGACGCCGTAG
- a CDS encoding PSD1 and planctomycete cytochrome C domain-containing protein: protein MMFVAGSASVSLAAESFDFVADIYSVLHRSCFECHGEERQDAGLRLDQESSLTESGILEADDPDNSELVRRIELPRNHDEVMPMIGDPLSKSEVRAIRKWIASGATWPDGFQPPPHWSYVLPTRPSLPTVSDRHWPQTPLDHFVLARLDDLGRAPSEAADPAVLLRRVHLDLIGLPPSLDEVRAFEADPSNEHYSRVVDQLLARTQFGEHWARPWLDLARYADSHGFQRDDLRDLWPYRDWVIRAINDDMPFDQFTIEQLAGDLLPDATESQKVATGFHRCSPTNVEAGALPEETRVEQVLDRVNTTATVWLGSTLECAQCHDHKFDPFTIKNYYQFAAFFNQTEIEADRSDPKTISSIRFLGPSMPIADAARDQKRRELELMKKPLVVERKALRSKYEVDLDDWAKRLAKDFKQSPQLHVMKITGFESEGTTDSYQVRNDGAVLLVGDDPPSSDRYLISAKIDASDIRAIRLDVLTDPSLPGTGPGRGDPVRNNFVLNEFSASLVRRDGIKTPLSFVGARADHSQGSYDVAMAIDGIEKTGWAIAPQFSRPHWALFTLEKPLNENGPVEVEFVLDQRFGNARTIGCLQLSAVSGNPDHDTIPDTIVSLLNKPSQKWSAKNRNALIDFRSQSDTAMLLLDKEIAAIDRSLSDVAPDTTQVMSELDQPRPSYVFMRGDYRSRGESVQPDTPAFLHSIEELSSGGNRLALAKWLIDPSNPLVARVTVNRIWADLFGEGIVRTREDFGIKGDRPSHPKLLDWLAVDFVQHGWSMKHLVKTIVMSKTYQQSSATSSELLEWDDQNRWLARGPRVRLDAETIRDNALAISGLISLDSFGPPIRPYQPNGLWTKVGGQKYDYVVSPGNQKHRRGVYVVIKRGAPYPSFTNFDAGSRFACTVRRSRSNTPLQALTLLNDPVYVEAAKAIALRAATSAKRQSVESTIYDEFRRCVAREPHVDEVQSMSSLWLNQSAELDAHPDRAKQLAVGQQLDGVSEIEFASWFGVANVMLNLHETITKE from the coding sequence ATGATGTTCGTCGCCGGGTCGGCATCGGTCTCGCTTGCCGCCGAGTCGTTCGATTTCGTCGCGGATATCTATTCCGTGCTTCATCGTTCCTGTTTTGAATGTCACGGTGAAGAACGCCAAGATGCCGGGTTGCGGTTGGATCAAGAATCAAGCTTGACGGAATCGGGAATCCTTGAGGCGGACGATCCCGACAACAGCGAGTTGGTTCGGCGGATCGAGTTGCCGCGAAATCATGACGAAGTCATGCCGATGATCGGCGATCCCCTGTCGAAATCGGAAGTCCGTGCGATTCGCAAGTGGATCGCTTCCGGTGCGACATGGCCCGATGGTTTCCAGCCTCCGCCGCATTGGTCTTACGTATTGCCGACGCGACCATCGCTGCCCACCGTTTCAGATCGCCATTGGCCCCAAACGCCCCTCGATCATTTCGTGCTGGCGCGGTTGGACGATCTGGGTCGGGCGCCGTCGGAAGCCGCCGATCCCGCGGTGCTTCTTCGTCGCGTCCACTTGGACTTGATCGGACTTCCACCATCGCTTGATGAAGTGCGTGCATTCGAAGCGGATCCTTCGAACGAGCACTACAGTCGCGTGGTCGATCAATTGCTGGCGCGAACGCAGTTCGGCGAGCACTGGGCGCGTCCTTGGTTGGACCTTGCGCGGTATGCCGATTCGCATGGTTTCCAACGCGACGACCTTCGTGACTTGTGGCCGTATCGCGATTGGGTCATTCGTGCGATCAACGACGACATGCCGTTCGACCAATTTACCATCGAGCAACTTGCCGGCGACTTGTTACCCGATGCGACGGAGTCTCAGAAAGTGGCGACCGGATTCCATCGCTGTTCTCCGACGAACGTCGAAGCCGGTGCGTTGCCGGAAGAAACTCGCGTCGAGCAGGTTCTTGATCGCGTCAACACAACGGCCACCGTTTGGTTGGGCTCAACGCTTGAGTGTGCCCAGTGCCATGATCACAAGTTTGATCCGTTCACCATCAAGAACTATTACCAGTTCGCTGCGTTCTTCAACCAAACCGAAATTGAAGCCGATCGATCGGATCCAAAAACGATTTCGTCGATCCGATTTCTCGGCCCGTCCATGCCGATCGCCGACGCGGCGCGTGATCAAAAACGTCGCGAATTGGAACTGATGAAGAAACCACTCGTCGTTGAACGCAAGGCCTTGCGATCCAAGTATGAAGTCGACTTAGACGACTGGGCAAAACGGCTCGCAAAGGATTTCAAACAGTCCCCCCAATTGCACGTGATGAAGATCACTGGGTTCGAATCCGAAGGAACGACCGATTCGTACCAGGTTCGCAACGACGGTGCCGTGTTGTTGGTCGGTGACGATCCGCCATCGTCGGACCGATACCTGATATCGGCAAAGATCGATGCGTCGGACATACGCGCCATTCGCTTGGACGTATTGACGGATCCGTCGCTGCCCGGGACTGGCCCCGGTCGCGGCGACCCCGTCCGAAACAATTTTGTGTTGAACGAGTTTTCGGCATCCTTGGTTCGGCGTGACGGCATCAAAACGCCGCTTTCTTTCGTCGGCGCACGTGCCGATCATTCGCAGGGATCGTACGACGTGGCGATGGCGATCGACGGCATCGAGAAGACAGGCTGGGCCATCGCGCCCCAGTTTTCGCGGCCACACTGGGCGCTATTCACGCTCGAGAAACCCTTGAACGAAAATGGGCCCGTCGAGGTCGAGTTTGTTTTGGATCAACGGTTTGGCAACGCGAGAACAATCGGTTGTCTGCAACTGTCGGCCGTGTCGGGCAATCCGGACCACGACACGATTCCCGATACGATCGTTTCGTTGCTGAACAAACCCAGCCAAAAATGGTCGGCGAAGAATCGCAATGCGTTGATCGATTTCCGATCGCAGTCCGACACCGCGATGCTGCTGTTGGACAAGGAGATCGCGGCAATCGATCGATCCTTGTCCGACGTCGCTCCCGACACGACGCAGGTGATGTCAGAACTGGATCAACCGCGACCCTCGTACGTTTTCATGCGAGGCGACTATCGTTCACGCGGCGAATCGGTCCAGCCGGATACTCCGGCGTTCTTGCATTCGATCGAAGAATTGTCATCCGGCGGCAACCGGTTGGCCTTGGCGAAATGGTTGATCGATCCGTCCAACCCGTTGGTCGCGCGAGTGACGGTCAATCGAATTTGGGCCGATTTGTTTGGCGAAGGAATCGTTCGCACGCGAGAGGACTTTGGGATCAAAGGCGACCGACCCTCGCATCCGAAATTGCTGGACTGGTTGGCGGTCGATTTTGTCCAGCACGGTTGGTCGATGAAGCATTTGGTCAAGACGATCGTGATGTCCAAAACCTATCAACAATCGTCGGCGACTTCGTCGGAGTTGTTGGAGTGGGACGACCAAAACCGATGGCTCGCGCGGGGGCCGCGAGTTCGCTTGGATGCCGAAACGATCCGCGACAACGCGCTGGCGATCTCGGGATTGATTTCGCTTGATTCCTTTGGCCCACCCATTCGCCCCTACCAGCCCAATGGTCTTTGGACGAAGGTCGGTGGACAGAAATACGATTACGTCGTCAGCCCGGGGAATCAAAAACATCGTCGTGGCGTTTACGTGGTCATCAAACGCGGCGCACCGTATCCCAGCTTCACGAATTTTGACGCGGGGAGCCGGTTCGCGTGTACGGTACGGCGATCACGAAGCAATACACCGCTGCAGGCGTTGACCCTGTTGAACGATCCGGTCTATGTCGAGGCAGCCAAGGCGATCGCGCTGCGGGCGGCCACCAGCGCGAAGCGACAGTCGGTTGAGTCAACGATTTACGACGAATTTCGACGATGCGTGGCGAGAGAACCGCACGTCGACGAAGTTCAGTCGATGTCGTCTTTGTGGTTGAATCAGTCGGCCGAATTGGACGCGCATCCCGACCGAGCCAAACAGTTGGCGGTTGGGCAACAACTCGACGGTGTATCCGAAATCGAATTTGCATCTTGGTTCGGTGTCGCCAACGTGATGCTGAATTTGCACGAAACGATCACCAAGGAGTGA
- a CDS encoding MOSC domain-containing protein: MIVIESIQCGRVVTEGDPLTQDPTRREWTTAFYKNPIDGPVEMNSMGLVGDSVANTKNHGGRDKAVLCYAASHYEKWAAEYPELGMSAGGMAENLTIAGLDETTVCIGDRYTIGSSVTGTCVIEVSQPRQPCWKINRRWGNNTVLKRVTQTGRTGWYVRVIQGGTIAAGNKVTLTAQPHPNWPVARVSEIMLAKTPDTDSIEAIKNLSELSPDWKKDLP, from the coding sequence ATGATCGTGATCGAAAGTATCCAATGCGGCCGAGTCGTCACCGAAGGCGACCCGTTGACCCAAGACCCGACGCGCCGAGAATGGACGACGGCGTTTTACAAAAATCCGATCGACGGTCCCGTGGAAATGAACTCCATGGGGCTGGTCGGCGACTCGGTCGCCAACACGAAGAACCATGGCGGCCGCGATAAGGCGGTGCTCTGTTACGCGGCAAGCCACTACGAAAAATGGGCCGCGGAGTATCCCGAGCTGGGCATGTCGGCAGGCGGTATGGCCGAGAATCTGACGATCGCCGGTCTCGACGAGACAACCGTTTGCATCGGAGACCGCTACACGATTGGCTCAAGTGTCACCGGTACTTGCGTCATCGAAGTCAGCCAACCCAGACAACCGTGCTGGAAGATCAATCGTCGCTGGGGCAACAACACCGTTTTGAAACGTGTCACGCAAACCGGTCGCACCGGTTGGTACGTGCGAGTCATCCAAGGCGGCACGATCGCGGCCGGAAACAAAGTTACCCTAACCGCGCAGCCACATCCGAATTGGCCGGTCGCACGCGTCAGCGAAATCATGCTCGCGAAGACGCCGGACACCGATTCCATCGAAGCGATCAAGAACCTTTCCGAGCTGTCGCCCGATTGGAAAAAGGACTTGCCGTAG